The sequence GACTTCGTCGAGGTAGTCGGAAAGGCGAAAGACACCGCGCGCCGCCAGGATGGCCCGGCGTTCCTCGAAGTCCCGTAGGACGGAAGCCGACCATGGCATCTCAAACCGCAGCATGACCGCCGCCAGCGGTCGGAGATAGTTCGCATCGAGATCGAGGTGAGCCTTCACGACGTCGCGATAGAACGCCATGTGAAGCGTCTCGTCCTTGGCGATCCTTCGCAACGCCGCAGCCAGCGGCGGATGCTGTTCGCCGCATGCACGAGCCGCGCAGAGGTAGAAGGTGCGGGTCGCTGCCTCCTGGATGGCCGTATAGACCATCCCTTCGAACGGTCCGCCCAGCGAGTGGTTCCAGCCCGCCGCGATCATCGCCTTTCGCGAGCGTCCCCGGGCGCTAAAATCCCCGCTCCCCGTGAACAAGAGATAGCTCTCGAGCAGAGTCGCGTGCTGATCCTCCTCCGACGTCCAGACGCGCACGAACTCCTGGATCGGGGCCGGGCAGCTCTCCAGACCGCGAGAGAGGCCGGCGGTGTACCAGGGCAAGTTCACTTCGGTCAGCAACGCCG comes from Deltaproteobacteria bacterium and encodes:
- a CDS encoding acyl-ACP desaturase — protein: MTHRFDDDPYRDLHPSLESQFAALLARHKEAAGKNEWSYHQFLPLGTSEANERSPLSPTAYLAVETALLTEVNLPWYTAGLSRGLESCPAPIQEFVRVWTSEEDQHATLLESYLLFTGSGDFSARGRSRKAMIAAGWNHSLGGPFEGMVYTAIQEAATRTFYLCAARACGEQHPPLAAALRRIAKDETLHMAFYRDVVKAHLDLDANYLRPLAAVMLRFEMPWSASVLRDFEERRAILAARGVFRLSDYLDEVVQPLWSYWELDDRRPRREEARKAYVQLRRYRAALRKFATSERDSAQRLREMPGEW